The following is a genomic window from Bos taurus isolate L1 Dominette 01449 registration number 42190680 breed Hereford chromosome 11, ARS-UCD2.0, whole genome shotgun sequence.
CTTGGCAGATGATTGATGTCTTCAGTAGTCATTCCTTCAAGGAGTTTTCCCTATCCCAGttgatttctccctttctttgttttctgtaataCTTATGTACAATTTGGATTGAACACTCATGgtagacttttttcttttcacatgaatctgttttaattctcatttaaaaaaaaaaaaaaagctcatgtGGCACAGGGAAAATACACCTTGATTTGTTAGGCAGATTAATAAGTGAGATTATGAACAGACTATGTATCCAGACTGAGAAAATAACCACCTATGATCTGTCTTTtcagaaaatcaatgaaaatcgCTGAATTTCAGACCTCTCCTGGTTGCTGAGGGACTTCTGGTGACACTGTTCTCTTAGTTCAGGTTTGTATCTATACTTGAAAGTTACCTAGCGGTATCCCCAGAGGAGCTTTTAATTCTAGCCCATCACTCATCCCCAGGATGAAGAGATACCTTCTTTTTGAATAGTGAAATCCAGACAAGACAAATCAAAAACACATTGTTAAACAAAGATAGAGATCATTTCTTTGTACCCCTCTATTGCCCCAGTATCATCTTATTTTAGTCCCCTGTCATTAAGACCACCTGCTTTAGTGAGGGGGGACCAGGAGAGTAAATATGGATTAGCCACCCATCATGGCTTGACTCTGGACATTGAAAGGATTTCTAGAAACGGAGCAAGAAATTGGGGCCTCTGATTAGGTTCAGCCTTCACCCTAATTCTTCCAGCTGGTGGGCTCCGCTTGTTCCTGTAATTGTGGAAACAGTTTGCCTGTCATCGTCTTCTTGCCGCTTCTTAAATAGCCACTAGGCGAGGATGTGGCTCCATGAAGGTTCTGTCCTGTGGGACTTGGTCCCTTACCAGTCTCTCTAAGCCtgctctgtgtgtctgttttgtacCTTGTTCCCCAGTTGGTTCATAAAGAGCTTGGGTTCTGCAGTCACTCAGGCCTGGATTTGACTCTCTGAAAGGTTTCCCCGCTCTGTGAAATTAGGATAAAAGGACCCACCTGCTGTGGGAAACCGGCATGCTCTCAGGCCACAGGTGGGAGTATACCAGATGCCCAAGGTACCGGTGTGAGTCCTCTTCACCTCAGCATTTCTTCTGACTCTTGATACTGTGGGTGTGCTAGTATGTGtgcagtggtgtgtgtgtgcgcacgcgtgcGTGcttgttcatcacagcattagtAGCAAAAGGTGGAAATCACATAAATATCCACCAGGAGGTGGAATAAGCTAGCGTGCATCCTTACAGTGGAGTACAGTGCTGGGTGGGGGCGGAAAACAGAAGGTGCTGACTGTGCCTTGCTAAGGAGAGATCTCCAaggtatttcatttaaaaaaagaacacaagatTCCGAACAGCGTGTCCTGTACAGTTAACTACTTCCGTGTTAAAGGGGGCAGTGGGGGAagatgaaataaatttttgtgtTTGTCTACATATACTCAAGAGATGAGAAACACACACAGCATTCATTAGACCTACCTGGTTTTTTGTGGGAGTATCTAGTGGTAAATATTTTTGCCTGATTTATATGAAAAATTGGCGGCTTTGTCTTCCCCTGTTGGACTCCTTGGTTCCTTGTAAGGTGCCTTGCTTCATTAATTCTGTCTCCTCGtggcgcccccgccccgccccgccccatgCTCTGTGCGCAGGCGCTGTCCACATGCCCTGTGTCCTctgggggtaggggagggagacTTGCATGTGCAGCGTATTCTATATCTGAACCACATGTACCCAGTTCAAGGCAGTCGTTCTTCTGATGAGTCCCTGTGCACACGATGGCCATGAGAAGTGGTAAGTGTGCACATGACCTGTGTTCTGCTCTTGGCTCGCTGCTGACTGGAGCCTCGCCAGTCAGCCAGGCCGGGCAGAACACTCTTGTTTTCTGGGCATGCTGTCCCCACCAGTGGTGTTTCCGGTGTGAGGGCCGAGCAGGATGAGCCCCCTCCGTGGCCACCTCCACCTGCTCTGGCTTCCCTGCTGCCCCAGCACCTCCTGTTGCCATCAGTGCCTTCTTGTCTCTGAGGAAACGAGGCTGTTTGTGGCTAGGTTTTAGCTTTGAGGTTGGCAGTGCATTCCAGGCAGCTGCCCAGATCCTGGGCGCTTGTACTCCCTTGCCTCCCTGTTCAGTCCTCCGGGAGTTCTCCTGCCTGCTTTCATTCCAGCCTCATCTGGCCATGGCTCCCAGCAGAGCCCTCGCCTGCACACTCAGGCTCAGGGTCCCCCCTCTGTGGTCCGTGAAGCTCCTGTTGGAATGGCTCTGTTCTCAGATCCAGCTCCCAGTCATTCCTTCCCTCGCCCCAAGGGCTCACCCTGGTTCTCTCCTCCTTGCTGCCTGCCCTGTGTACTTGTCTGTTGTTGTCACATGCCTGCATGCCGTGTGACCACTGCCATTGTCATCCACCTGGACTTCCACGGCTTCCCTCAGTTACCCATTAATTGGAACCCAGGTCAGCGGGAGGACAGTTGGTGCTGTAGCCCTGGCCATCCTTGGAATGAGAAGTGCCCACCTGCTGCACAGCCCAGGGTGTGGCTTCCCGACTGCCTCTCCTTCGCCAGCAGAGCAGGCACTGTGGGAGCCCTGAGCTCAGCCACAGCCTGAAGTAGAGCAGTCAGAGCCAGGCTGGAGCCGCTTGCCTGCTGCTGGGCTGTGGTGACGGCAACTGCTGCAGCGCTGGCACAGGGAGGGCCCCAGCCAGGCCCCTGGCCCCGTGGGGCTGGGCCAAAGGGACAGGTGACCTTGTGTGTTCAGTCAccaggtcgtgtccgactctttgcaaccccaaggactgcagcacaccaggcctccctgcccctcaccatctcttggagttggctcaagttcatgtccattgggtcagtgaagccatccagccatctcatcctctgtcaccctgttcttctgcctttagtctttcccaggtgttttccagtgagtcggctgttcacatcagctggtcaaaatattggagcttcagcatcagtccttccaatgaatattcagggttgatttcctttaggattaactggtttgatctccttgctttccaagggactctcaagagtcttctctagcaccatagttcaaagcatcagttcttcagcgctctgcctttatggtccagctctcacatccatacatgactactggaaagactgtagccttgactatgtggaccttcatcagcaaagtgatgtctttgcctttttacacactgtctaggtttgtcatagctttcctgccaaaaagcaattgtcttctaatttcatggctacagtcaccatctgcaccaatcttagagcccaagaagagaaaatctgtcactgcttccacatcttccccttctgtttgccatgaagtgggaccggatgccatgctcttaggtttttttaaatattatggcTCAGACAGCAAGGGTGACTTTAGGCAGGACCAAACCAtgactccggagaaggcaatggcaacccattccagtactcttgcctggaaaatcccatggacggagggccttgtgggctgcagtccatggggttgctaggagtcggacacaactgaagcgacttagcagcagcagcagcagcagcaaaccatgACTCAGGCTTCccagtactagtggtaaagaacccacctgccaatgcaggtagacgtaatagatgtgggtttgattcctgggttgggaagatcccctggaggaggggatggcaacccacctcagtattcttgcctggagaatcccatggactagaggagcctggtgactgcAGTGTACGGGGTTgaaaagagacacgactgaagcaacttagcacgcagcacAAAGCTTGACTCTGGTTTGGACTTGCGTTGACCCTCCTGGGCATCTGTTGGGTCTCAGGGTGTATCTCGGGGTGCAGGTGTTTACAGTTGGCCTTGGCCTTGCTGGGGGCAGGTATGATAGGATGGGCTCCGGCCACATAACAGCAGAGGACAGGATAACAGCTCCTGCTTCCCCTTCGGAAGGGTCTCGAGCTGAGGAAAAGCCACACCTCTGTTCTTCTTTGAGGAAGTAGCcatcatttatttgttcttttggccaaaaaaattttGTCTTAATCATTAAGAAACAAAAGGTTTCCTGGTCATGGAAGCAGGAAGTTTATCTTTGTCTCTCCCTTTCCCATCTTGTAGGGAGCTGAAGCTTCAGCAgaatcctgacccagggacatcTCAATGGCCCTGGgagcagaaaaggcagagggggaGGCGTCCTCAGACACGAAAGCCCCTTCCTGTGGGAGCTGGAGCCGTGGGGAGCAGGAGCTGATCCCCGTAGGGCCTGTGCTCGGGGAGCAGCCACCACGCCTGGAAGCCGAGGGAGGACCCGCCTCTCCTGTTGAGGGCACCGAGGGGCTCCCCGGCCCTGCCTGCTATGGTGGGGTTGGCCCTGGCCCCTCCAGAGCCTGCCAGCCACCAGCAAGCGGGGCCAGCAGGGAGCCAGCAGCTGGTGGGTCTAAGCCCGCTTTTGGTTGCGTGCCTTCTGCTGGCCTGGAGACTGGTGATCTGCCCTCTGCAGGAAGTCAGGTAGGCACCAGGGTAGTGGGGCTGTCCTTTGAGAGTCCACTCCAGCATTGTCTCACCATCTTACAGTTTCCCCAGCACCCGTGTGAGGCGGGGAGGTAGGGGAGCTTAGGTAGCTTGAATGTGCTGATTTCTGTTCTGCAGGCTCATATGGACAGGTGGGCCCAGCAGATAGCTCTGTCCACAGCATCTCCACTTCTTCAGGAGTATGACTGGTGACCTTTTGAGGATTGGGGATGCTGTGACCAAGACATCCTGCCcagagggcaggcaggggagCCACGGTGGGGGACCCATGTCCTGTGTTTGACTTGGTGATGTGGAGGCTTTCTGGAGCCCCTGGGGAGACGTGGGGAAGAAGGTTCCAGGGCCATGGGCTCCTGGGGGCTGTATCCCACTGGGCCCTTGGGGACCTGGCAGCACTATCTCTGGGCAAAGAGGATTTCAGGGGCCTCCCTGACTACAGGCAACCTCGCCTAGTGGGTGTCATGTGGAGCAGGGAGTCCTGACTGTCTCTGACCTCGGGCAAACCACCGGATCTTGCAGGCCCTCAGGACAGTTGGGAAGGTTACCTGATTGACCTGTCCCTCCCAGCTCCGACAGCCTGTGGTGGTCTGCCTGCCAAGACCTCTCATGGTGACGGCTTTGATCTGTGCCATGTCATCGTGGCACTGGCTACCACGTGCTGCTGCCCAGAGCCCTGTGACGTGAGGAAGTTCTGAGCGTGACTGCCTGGGAGAAGACAGAGGCTAGGCCCACCTGCCAGGGGGCTGGGGCACTGCGAGGCTCAGGGCACCTGAGTCAGACTGAGTGAGCGAACACAGAGATGGGCTGTTCGTGTCAGTCTGGTGCTTGTTGCAGCGCTGCTGTTGGTTGAGCTCTCATTGTTCACCCTGGAGCTCATTTAATCTGCATAGCCTGAGGAGGCGGCCCTGTCACCACCCCCGCTTTGCAGGTGAGGGAAGTGAGGCTCAGAAGTGAGAGAAGTGAGTCTGGGAGCTGGCAGCTAGGGGTGGCCTCAGGGCTGTCTGGTTCTAAAGCCCACACCCTAACCTCTAGTGCCACCCTGCCTCCCTGGGGGTGGGCTCTTCATCGAGCTGATTAAAAGTCTGAGTGAGGAGGCTGGGGTGAATGACTCATTTTGCCACTATTGAGTCACCGCTGGGTGTGAGCCGAGcgggtggggcctggtgggccgccTGACTGCCAGGTTCGGATGTGTGTCCTGTCAGCAGCGGAACTGCTGAGGTCCTGCTTGCGCAGGGCACGCTTCTCAGAGGTTAGGCAGTGTGTTCCAGCTTCAGCACGACAGAGCTATTTGAGTTCTGCTGGCTCACGAAGGAGGCATCTGTGCAGGAAGAACCGGGGAGGAAcggtggtgggggttggggagatcAGCTCCGGGAGGACTGTCTGCTCCCCTCATCTCCATCTCCAGCTGCACCctcactgtgtctgactcttgcaccAGGTAGCAGGCTCTTCTTTTCAAGAACTTTCCTCCGGGTCATCTGGGTCCCCAAAACCACCCCAGAGTTGTCCCCGAAGAGAGAAGTCTGGCTCGCCTGTTTGatcttttccctccctcctgtcACTGTAGATGGAGGAGACCAGGCTTCCTGCCCCGGAGGCGCTACCTCAGACTCACGCCATTCCCAGAGCTGCTGCTCTTTGCTTGGGACACGATGCTGACACCGAAGATGACCCGTCTCCTGTGGAATCGCCGCAGGTGCCAGACCTCTGCCCACAGTCTCCCATCTCGGGCTTCCCGTGCCCATCGAGGTGGAGGTCGGCCGTGAGCCCAGGGACGCCCGCGCCACCATCTTCCAGTTGCAGCATGTCCGCCTCTTCCCCAGGCAGCAGTCTCCAGGGTCACCAGGAAAAGGCGGAGCCTCGGAGTGGCTGCCTCGCCAAGGTCTCCTCCTCCTTGGAGCTGGCTGTCCCGCCGTCAGCGCCCTCAGTGGTCAGCCCTGGGCCTCGGCTCCAGTGGTTGCCCCAGCCTGTGTCCTCAGCGGGTGATGCCTCCGGGCTGGGCAGGAGACGTCTCTCCTTCCAGGCCGAGTACTGGGCCTGTGTGCTGCCCgattccctgcctccctccccagaccGCCGCTCCCCACTCTGGAACCCGAACAAAGAGTACGAAGATCTGCTGGACTACACCTATCCCCTCAGGCCCGGGCCCCGGCTCCCAAAGCAGCTCGATAGCCACGTGCTGGCTGAGCCCGTCCTGCAGGACTCGGGCATAGACCTGGATAGCTTCTCTGTCTCCCCGGCGAGCACCCTTAAGTCACCCACTAACGTCTCCCATAGTTGCCCACCAGCCGAGGCCGCTGCCCTGTCATTCTCTGGGCCCAGAGAGCCAAGCCTTAAGCGGGGGCCCTCTGGAGTACCCCAGAAGCAGGGTGGTGTGGGGTTAGCATCTTGCAGCCTCTTTGCCTCTACTCCCAGAGCCCCAAGCGGTAGGGCCACTCCTTGGGTGAGCAGAGAGCCAGCCCGGAGGAACCTGAGGGACTGGCCACCTGTGGGCCGGCACCTTGAGCTGGGTTCTCCACGCCTGAGGACAAGGGACAAAGGGTGGTCCTCACCTGGGctggagagggagaagggggccAGCCAGGGCCTCAGGCGCCTCACCTGCGAGGAGTCTGGATGGAAACCCCAAGAGGAGGTGGAAAGTGACGACGAGTATCTGGCCCTACCCACTCGGCTGACACAGGTTTCTAGCGTGATTTCGTATTTGGGCTCCATTCCCACCTTGGTGCCCCTGTCCACGGATGCTGCCGAAGGGCAGAGCTCCCTGGACGTGTCAGACAGTGATGGGCCAGCTTCCCTCCCGTCAGACTCCAGCCAAAGCCAGCTTCCCTCCGGGGCTACCCTCAGAGGGTCCTGGAGTGCTGAGGACCAGAAGCACTGTTTGCGACGCTCCTTCGTCCATGCAAGGCGCTCTGCCAGAGAGGGCAGTCTGGTGAGCAGCCAGGCCCTGGGAGTCTCCTCCGGACCAGTGAGAACGCGCGCCTCCTGGTCAGCAGTGTTGGATCCAGATGCTGAAGGGCAGCCTCCCAGGAAGGGCGGCGAGCAGGGGAAAGAGTCACTCGTGCAGTGCGTGCAGGTAAACTCAGCGTCTCGGCACTGTTGCCTTCTTCCCCCGTCCACTGACCTTGTAGGAAGCTTGGTGACGTTGAGCACTTAGGTGCCAGGCGCCGTACTGCACCTTCTGTCCAGTCCTGATAAGGACTGGCATTCTCTTGTCAACGCTGGAGGAAAAGGCAGCGAGATGTTAGGTAACCTGCGCCTTCACTGTCAGTGAGAGTAGAGCCTGTGCTGCTAACCACTCCCCAGGCTGCTTGACCTTGAGGATCAAGAGGCCCTCTGCACAAGAGGGACCTGTGCTCAGATGCCTTCAGGAAGTACAGGCTCAATAAAAGTGTTTTCTTGGCCAAAAGACTGCCCAGAGCTTTAATTTGATAAAGTGCTGTAGCTGCAGATTGGAGGGTGTCAGGCACACTGTTGCCTAGACTTGCTGGACTCGTGTGGACCGTGTGAGAAAGGAGGTGGAGCTGCTACTGCATGGAACAGGGTTGTCCGCGCCAGGTAGTTGTGTGTTCTGGCTCCATCTCTTTAGTTTGCTTGTTGGTAGGATGTGGAGCTTTGCCTCCTTGGTCGTTGTGtgggttaaatgaaataattcatgtCCCGGACCTTGCACAGTCCCTCACATGAGGATGTTCAGGCGCGCAGCTGTCCACACCCTGGGAGAGCCCAGGGCCTGCCTCCCGCCTGAGCGCCCAGATGTGTCCACAGGCAGCAGGGCAGCCAGCCGAGGGCTGTGTCCCCAGGAGCGACGCCGCGGAAGTTTTCTAGCTCTCAAGGAGGGCTTTAGCCTGCCCTGTGGTGTCATGTGGACTTTGTTTGTACTGTGGAGCAGGTGGTACAGGTGTTAGCATGTGGAAGAGTGAAGCCGTGGGGTACAGGCCTGGGCTCCCAGCCCCTGGTGAGTGGCTGGCAGGAGTCTGGGGCCCGGCTCCCTGGGCGGGAAGGAGCAGCACAGGGACAAGCAGCTTCAGTTGTTTTCAGGTGTAGGATCAGGTCAGTCTTGGTCACGGTCCCATGTTCTATGTCCACATCTTCCCCAGGAGCAGTTCTACAGTCAGTACAGTGCTGACTGAGGAACTGACCTGTGTCGGGCAGGTCCCTTCTGGGCCGCTCTttgccctctgccctctcccccatGTGCCCTGCCCTGTCCCTGCACACAGGGCTGGCCCTTCACAGACCAAGGGGCCACAGAGCCATGGTGAGCCCTCCATGTTGCCCTGGCAGAAGTCTAGTCACGGGTGGGGACAGACCAGGAGCAGAGGGGAGACAACACCTTGGTGGGGAATGCAGCCTGTAGCCTGGGATCCCCCAGATATTTTTAGCCTGTGGTTCCATGGGTGACACACGATTTATTTGTCCACACAGACATTTTGTTGTCAGCTGGAAGAGCTGATCCACTGGCTGTATAACGTTGCAGACACTACTGACCACCTCACTGCACCCAGATCCAACCTCACAGGCCTCAAGTCTTCTCTGCAGCTTTACCGGGTAATAAGTGGTCCTGGTTTCTGACTGTTCACTCACTAGATGGTGGTAAATTACTTGACTAGAAGGTAAAAGTTTGGGTGACTGATGCACAGTGTCATGATCCATTGACTTTTACCTGAAATCTAATCAGACATCTTACTGGAAATCTAATTCTTTTCAAATCCTTAATGCTGAAAAACTAACATGTATGAGTTACTTCCCAGACCAAGTAGAGCTTGAAGAAAGTCCATTTTATTTACCTTCAATCCAGAATACTTCAGGGTTATTTGCAATGTGATTTTCCAAAtgtctcaggcttccctgatagctcagttggtaaagcaatgcagagactccagttcgattcctgggttggggagattccttggagaagggccaGGCTAcctgctctggtattcttgggcttcccttgtggctcagctggtaaagaatctgcctgcaatgtgggagacctgggttcgatccctgggttgggaagatcccctggagaagggaaaggctacccactccagtattctggcctggagaattccatggactgtagtccatggggtcacaaagagtcagacacagctgactttcactttacagatTCTCAGGGATTGATAGACAGAGATCTGCATTGTTAGGAAATCACAAGACTActgaaattaagtaaaattaaaagattaagtTTTTCAGTTCTGGCCACATTCCGAGTGTTTGGTCATCACATTTGTCTGGTGGCTACCATATTGAATAGAGCctttagaacatttctatcatcaCAGAAAACTCTGTTGGACAGCCCTGACTGGTATTTTTAGGATTTGAGCTGAATTGCACTGACTCCAGAATACACACAAGGCATTTTGATGGTATTTAAACCAAAATATGACCCAGTTTGCTTCTCAAGGTATTCTTTTGAAGGGTAGGGGTTACCTCTTTTtagattttgttattttaaggaTCTCTTTGTGGGTCCTGGTTAACTTTGTAACGGGTGTATTTTGTGACATTTTGTGCTGTTCTGGCATAGTTATCAGTAGGCCCTCTTTCATTCTCAGAAGTGTTCTGAATTGGATGATAAAGTATCAGTCAATACTGATATCACTTGATACTGATATTCACatcaactgagccacctgctGGCTTACATTGCATCTGTCTGGTTGACCCAGTCTTTCTGTTGCCTCTTCCGGAGGAGCAGAGGTAGTGTTTGTGGCCTGAACTTGTGGTTTAGTCCAGTTTTCTGGGACAGTTCTTTGAATAGAAGAGTGTGTGATTTACTTGTGACCAAGCCAGGGCCACACCACCCAACTCAGAGCTCTTTCCACACCCAGGCAAGACGGGGGACCCTTTGTTTTCCAACTTGGAGCCAACTAAAATTGAGGGGCAAGGCCTTGCCTGGGTGGGCCAGCTGCCCTACCCTCGTGGGAATGCTGCTTCCTGCTGAATGGAGAGTGGTTGCCAGAGTTCCTTTCCCAGAGCACActtgagagaggagaggaaggctgAGCGTGAGGGCCCACTCCCAGGAGGCCCAGGGCAGCACCACCATGGAGAGGGCACTGCTTGGAGTTTGGACCCACTGGGGTGGCCTTTCCAGCAGGCCTCCGCCCCACTCCCCTCCTAGCAGGCGCCTCACAGCAGCTCTGTTGCCACCACTTtattctcctcctgtcctctgcGTGTCAGGCCAGTCACATGCACCTATCCTGCTTTGTGGGTAGAGCTGAGAGCTGAGCTGGGAGTCACTGCAGGTTAGCGAAGCCTAGCCCGCTTGTGTCATCCACACGACTGTATCACCAGGTGGGACCCCACTGTCAGCGCTGCTGCACCCAGGATGGCGCCTGGCTCACGCCCACATGTGAGCTGCCTCGAGCCTACTTAGATACCACATATAAGCACATGTACACTGGTTCACACACGTTTCACTTGTGACCCTGTCTTGTGTATTTTGTCTTAACACAGTGGGTTTGTGGCAGCATATAAACTGCAGAGAACTAAAGAAATAATCAATACAGGTAATTAGGGCAAACGAAAACAAGACAGGAATATAGTAAATCCAGAAGTAAAACTGCAACTTCAGAATGTGAACTGCACCCTGTGCTGAAGGTGGTCATGGATTTGACTTCACATCTTAGCAGCTGAAGGAAAAACCAGAAACGGTTACAAGGCTTGgtactgcaaggggaaaagaaatcAACCGCTCAGGAGACTCACAGCTTCCCTGACGCCATCCCACGGCCTCAGGTCCAGAGAGAGCGGGACAGGGAGGACGTGGGGCAGGCTGCAGCTGCCTGTGGCCACACTGAAGGCGCCTCTGTGGCTCTGCGGGTCCACTAGAATGGAAGACAGTCTCAACAGGCCCGTGAGCCTAAATGGGACCCTTTGAGGTGTAGCCCACACGGGAATCCCGGCCTCCAGGCTGTTCAGGAGCCAGGCTCTGCCAGGGAAAAGAAAACTCTGCTTTTGTCAAGTTGTAAACAGAAAAACAGGATTGACTCTGGGTTTGCTTTGGGCTCAAAGAAGATGAGGTTAAACTACTGCAC
Proteins encoded in this region:
- the CEP68 gene encoding centrosomal protein of 68 kDa isoform X6, whose translation is MEETRLPAPEALPQTHAIPRAAALCLGHDADTEDDPSPVESPQVPDLCPQSPISGFPCPSRWRSAVSPGTPAPPSSSCSMSASSPGSSLQGHQEKAEPRSGCLAKVSSSLELAVPPSAPSVVSPGPRLQWLPQPVSSAGDASGLGRRRLSFQAEYWACVLPDSLPPSPDRRSPLWNPNKEYEDLLDYTYPLRPGPRLPKQLDSHVLAEPVLQDSGIDLDSFSVSPASTLKSPTNVSHSCPPAEAAALSFSGPREPSLKRGPSGVPQKQGGVGLASCSLFASTPRAPSGRATPWVSREPARRNLRDWPPVGRHLELGSPRLRTRDKGWSSPGLEREKGASQGLRRLTCEESGWKPQEEVESDDEYLALPTRLTQVSSVISYLGSIPTLVPLSTDAAEGQSSLDVSDSDGPASLPSDSSQSQLPSGATLRGSWSAEDQKHCLRRSFVHARRSAREGSLVSSQALGVSSGPVRTRASWSAVLDPDAEGQPPRKGGEQGKESLVQCVQTFCCQLEELIHWLYNVADTTDHLTAPRSNLTGLKSSLQLYRQFKKDIDEHQSLTESVLQKGEILLQSLLDNTPVLKDVLGRISRQPSALESHADRLYDTILASLDTLAGCTLTPDSTPAAHRSTGVKGISLVSRATPEEETCPQTPVPDSGTEFLF